A segment of the Pedobacter faecalis genome:
ACCAATGTTGGTGCTGATTTTAGTGGAAAGGTTTGAGGGACTGGTAGAGATGTCGGGGGCAGCGATAATGCTCAGCACAAAGGGCTTGCCTCCCGCACGAAGGGGTTTGGCTTCGCTGGGCGGTGGTAGTTGCGTTGCGGGTTCCGCTACAGGTTCCGCTACCGCAGCAATAGCTTCGGTCGGTGACCCTTGCGGGCCGACATCGGTTTTGCCTGTTGTATCAGGAGCTACTGGCGTCTGAAGCGCAGCGACGGCTTTCCCTCTTGCAGGAATGCCGGCAAACTGAACCGGCTGCCCAGACCGTTCTGCCGGAGCCTGCGGGGGCGCTGGTATTTGCACTGGCGTTTGCACCTTCTCCTGCGCCGGCACTTCCGCTGTTCTTTGCTTCGATTGCTGCGTCAGGCTTTGTTGTTTAGCCGGACTGACGGTACGCTGGTTAAGCATCACAAAAAGCGCGATCAGCAAAGCAGCGGCGATGCTGCCTCCGGCGATGAGCCATAGTGGAAGTACGCGCCGGGGTTTATGGTTGTCGAGCATGGCCGACATCTTCTCCCAATGCGCCTCATCGAAGGGGATGTCGGGCTCGGCTAAGCCCTTTTTAAAATACTCGTCTATATTATTTTCAGTTTTCATTTGCCGTATGGTATTTCGGACTCATCACGAGCCGTATTTAATGGTTGTTTCCGGAGCATCTGTTTTCGGCCCGGCCCCGGTTTCACTAAGCATATCCTGCAGCTTTTGCCGGGCTTTAAACAGATTTGATTTCGATGTGCCCACGGAAATGTTCAGCATCCCGCTGATCTCTTCATGCGTGTAACCGTCGATCGCAAAGAGGTTAAACACCATGCGGTACGCGGGCGGAAGGCGCTGCACCAGCAGCAGCAGGTCTTTGTACGCGAGGTCTGCATAGACATTCGCATAACTGCCGATATCGTGATGGTCCAACAGGTCGTCGTGCCCGCTGAAGCGGAGATTGGCGCGGTAATGATCTATCGCGGTATTGGTCATGATCCTTCCAATCCATGCCTTGAAGGGCTTGGCGCTGTCGTACTTTTCGATATGGGTAAACACTTTCAGAAATCCCTCGTTTAAAACGTCGGCGGCCTCAAAATCATTGATGGCATACCTCCGGCAAATGGCCATGCAATAGCTATAGTATTCCTTATACAGTAAATGCTGACTGGATCGCTCCCTATTGATACAACCTCTGATGATGGACTGCACTAGCTGTTTATTTCATTCATATATACCGCGCATACGGCCGGCCAACCTGAAAGGTTGCCTTATCACAAAAATAAATTTTTTAGGGGGCGGCGACAACCATTCGGATTTTTGCCCCGTAATGCAGATATGAGCAAACTTTCAACCTTCGCTATTTTGACATGCTTTTACCTGATGATGGTAAGCTGTTCCAAGAAACAGGCCGCTGAACTGAAACCAGATGACGGCCCGCCCGATCCGCCGGCAGAGGAGATCACCTACGCCAACTTCGCACAGGCTTTATTCCAGAACAAATGCAGCGCTTGCCACGCTCCGGGAGGGACTGCCTCGGGCGTGTGGACTTTCAACGGACATGCTTCCGTTGTGGCCAATTCGAACAGGATCCGCCAGGCCGTACTGGTCAACAAAACCATGCCCAAAACAGGCAGCCTTTCCGCAGCTGAGCTGAGTTCGCTGCAAACCTGGTTCGACAAAGGTTTACCGCAATAGCCCAATCTATGAAACAGATCTCAACCCTATTTGTGCTGCTGTTTTCGTTGGTGCAGGTGCATGCCCAGCAGGTGCTGATCAGCAGAAACGCAGCGATATCCTTTTTCTCAAGCACGGTGGTCGAAGACATTGAAGCCAAAAGTAATACGGCAGGTTCTGCGATAAACACCGGCAGCGGGGAAATCGTGTTCCGCGTGAGCAACACCTCCTTCAGGTTCCAGAAGAAGCTGATGCAGGAGCACTTCAATGAAAACTATATGGAATCGGACAAGTTTCCCCATTCAGAGTTTAAGGGTAAGATCACGGGTGCCTTCGATCCGCAGAAAGAGGGCAATTACCCGGTCACCGTAAGCGGCAACCTGAATGTACATGGGGTTACAAAAGCGTATACGGTTCCGGCTAACCTCACCGTGAACAAGGATGGCATAATGGCACGCGCGACCTTTAAAGTCAGGATAGCCGACCATGGCATTAAGATCCCTTCGCTGGTATTTAAAAACATCGCAGAATTTGTAGAGGTGAGGGTTCAGGCCCTGTATCTCCAGAAAAAATAACAGCTATATGAACATAGAATTTAACCAAACGAATCAAAAAATCATGTTTGTTCTGGTCTTGTTGTGCCTTGCCCTTTCGGGAATGGCGCAGCAGGATCTTGAAAAGGAACTGGAGACCATACCCCAGGAACGCGAGAAAGTGACCGCCACGTTTAAGTCGGGTAAACTGATCAACCTGCATACCAATGAAACCATCCACCGCAATGAGCTCGACTTTAAGGTCGACCACCGCTTTGGTGATATTGCAGGTGATAACGGTGGCATCAGTCAGTTTTTCGGGCTCGACAACTCTACGGATATCCGAATTGGCTTCGACTATGGGGTAAGTGACCGCCTCACTGCCGGGCTTGCACGTGCCAAGGGTGCTACGGCCGTTCAGCAGCTCATTGAACTCAGCCTGAAATTTCGCCTGCTTCAGCAAACAAGCGACGACCGGATGCCGCTGTCGGCCACCGCTTTTGTCAGCAACACCATCGCTGCAGTAAAGGCCAACAAGGACGACCCAACTGCGGCAACCTCTTACAGCAGTTTTACCGACCGGATGAACTATGTCAGTCAGCTGATCCTCGCCCGCAAATTCAGTCCGGGCCTATCGCTTATACTCATCCCGAGCTATATTCACCGCAACTACACCCAGTTCAATGATCAGAACGACCTCTTCGCACTGGGTGCGGGAGGCAGGTTAAAACTAAGCAAACGGATGTCACTCGTGGTAGATTATACCGTTCCTTTCCGCAACAAGGAGGAAAAGCAATATCTGGAAACACTCAACCAGACCAGGTTTTACAACGTGCTGGGCGCCGGACTGGAGATGGAAACCGGCGGCCACGTATTCCACTTCAACTTCACCAATGCCACCGCCATTCAGGAAATGCAGTTTATTCCGCAGACCACCAGCTCCTGGACAAAAGGCCAGTACCGCTGGGGCTTCAGTATATCAAGACGGTTTTCTTTTAATAAAAGGTAGCGCGGCCGCACCCTCACGTCTTTATCGCAACCGCAACGGCTAATACCTGAAATTCACGCCGGCAAAACCTTTTCCCGATAATGGTGCTATATTCTTATGATTCAGCTTTTAATCGTAGATGACCATCCCATTGTCCGCGCCGGCTTGATACAACTTTTTGCTTACGAACCCGATATCGTTGTCAGCGGAAAGGCAGAAAATGGTGCCGTGGCCCTGAGCCTGATACGCGGCGGCGTCCCTTGTCAGGTAGTGCTTACCGACCTTAACATGCCGGAAATTGACGGCATTGAACTTACGAAGACCCTGACAGCCGAATTCCCGGAGATCAGCGTCATCCTGCTTACCATGCATGCCAAGGAAGGCTTTGCAGAAAAAGCCATGGAAGCAGGCGCCAAAGCATTCGTCTTAAAAGATACCGAAGCGGAAGAGCTTATTGGCACCGTTAGGACAGTAGCGGCCAGGGCCAACTAAAGCCTTATCGTAAAGGTTGTACCCCGCCCCACTTCGCTCTCCACCGCAATCGTTCCCTTTAAAGACTCGACCTGTGTCTTGGTCATATACAAGCCGAGTCCTTTTCCGTCGCGATCTGAATGCAGTCTGCCGTACAGTGCAAAGATCCGGTGCTGATGCAAATCCAGGTCTATTCCCAGGCCATTGTCCTGGATAGAAATCACCGTATGAGTTCCCTCTTTGTAAACGTTTATGTCGATGACGGGCGGTCTCTCTGGCGAACGATACTTCATCGCATTACTGATCAGATTGAACAATGCACTCTGGACATAGCTTTTGATGCTGGTCAGTTCATCTGCCAGAGGATCCACGGTTACATGAATGCGTGCAGCACTCTCATCTATTTCTTTTTTAAGGTTGATACACACCAGCGAGATGATCTCACTTAGCAAAAACGTCTGCATTTTTTCCTCCAGGCTGGACCGTACAGACAACACTGTGTTCAGGTCACGCAATACATGATCCATCGACTGGGCGGCTTTGAGGATGTACCCCGTGGTCTCAGCCAGTGATGCTGAAGGAACATCTTCATGGAGAAGCTGTGCCAGGCCAAGGATATTCGCGACGGGCGACCGCAGATTGTGTGATACAATATGGCTGAACTGCATCAGCTCGTCATGTCTCCGGTTGAGCTCCGCAATCAGTCGCTCCCGTTCAAGTTCTGCTTCTTTACGTGCTGTAAAATCACGCGCCGATGCGTAAAACTCCTGAATGCGCCCGGTTTCATCCAGGATAGGGACAACATAATCTTCCAGCCAAACGTACTTTCCTGTACGTTTATGCTTCATACGGTACACCCGGGTTCTCGGACTTTTAGACGTAAACATCTCTTTTGTAGTTGCTTTCACCCCTTCCAGATCCTCCGGATGTATGGAGTTCAACCAAAGCAGCGGCTCGTTGCGTACATCATCCACCGAGAACCCGATAACGCCTTCTACATGCGGACTAAGATAAGTGAAGGTATTTTTAAAAGGGTCTGTCTGGTCTATCGAAACAATATAAAAAACCTGGTCCGATGAGGTGATCAACCGCGTCACCAGCTGATTGGTTTTTTCAAGTTCTTCACCAAGCCTGTTCAATCCCGCAGTCACCGTATTCAGCGGATCCCCGTCATCCGAAACATCGAGCCGGACAGCGAAGTTACCCCGGCTGAATTCTGTAAGCGCTAATATAATCCCATCCAGCCGCGAAGCGGTTATTTTGCACATATCCAAATCTTTGAAAAGTGAAGATCGGTTATTGCCGCGAATAACAGCCATGTAAATACTAATCTATAATACTTCTTATTAAATGTGATTGGGGCCTCTGCGGATGAATGGAATTTTTGGGCATGAGCTGCCAGTTATGTATTTTTGGGCATGAAAACAGCAGATCAAGATCAAGCGCGGGAACTTACGATCAGTGCCGGTCAGGCACAACTCAAATCGATCGCCTATTTTTTACCCTTTGCATTCGTATTCGTGTTGGTTTTTTATTTGCTCTGGCCTAACCAGCTTTCCCTCGCTCATTATAAAGAAATTTTACCTCCGGGTGTCCAGGGTTTAGTTTGGCTGGTAGGCATCATGCTAGCAGGCATTGTTGTGCATGAACTGATCCATGGCCTTACCTGGGCGCTTTTCGCCAGTTCAGGCTTCCGGACCATCAGGTTTGGGATACTATGGAAATCTTTGACGCCCTATTGCCACTGTACGGAGCCGTTACGGCTCAGGCATTACCAGATTGGGGCGGCTGCGCCCGGAATCATTCTTGGAATAATCCCTACACTGATCGCCATACTTACCGGCAGCATTTCATGGCTGGCTTTCGGACTTTTCTTTACGCTGGCCGCTGGCGGGGACCTATTGATTATCTTAATGCTGCGAAACGAATCCAAACAGAGCTTTATACAAGATCATCCTAATAAGATCGGATGCCTGGTCTATAAAAAACCCTGACGGAATTCCATAGGAGATAAATTCGTCTTCCTTTTAAAAAGGGTGCTGAAGGACTGCGCGTGCTCAAAGCCCAAAGCATACGCAATTTCACTAACGGAGAGATCGGTCGTGGAAAGTTTTTCCTTGGCTTTTGCGATCAGTTTTTCGTGAATATGCTGCTGCGTGTTCTGCCCGGTATGCACACGCAGCAAGTCACTCAGGTAATTGGGCGAAAGGTTCATCTGCGAGGCAATATGCTGTACCGTAAGCAAGGCCTGAACGTCCTTATCGAAATAGTTGTCGACCAACTGCTCAAACTTGCTCAGCAGCGCATGGTTATGGCTTTTTCTGGTCAGAAACTGCCGCTCATAAAAACGGTTTGAGTATTTCAGCAGACTTTCAATCTGCGTTAGGATAATCTCCTGGGTATGCTTGTCGATATGCCTGCACTCCCTGTCAATCTTTTCCAATATGGCAATCAGATCCCCTTCTTCCTCAGCCGAAAGGTGCAGGGCTTCATTCACGGCATAGTCAAAGAAACCGTAGCGGTGGATGTTGCTCGCCAGAGGGTGCTGTAAGAGAAAGTCGGGATGAAAGATGAGCAGGTAACCGGACCCGCATTCCATATTCTGCAGGTCCAGTTGCTGCACCTGGTTCGGCGCCGTAAAACTCAGTACGCCCTTATCATAATCGTAATGCTGCTGCCCGTACCTGATCTTACCCTTGGCTTCACGCTTTAGCGCCACGCAGTAAAAACGGTTCACAAAGCCCTTCCAGATCTCATCTTCCAGGAAAATGCTTTCCTCCAGGTTAATCACACTCACCAGCGGGTGCCGTGGTTCGGGCAGCGACAACAACCGGTGAAATTCTGATATGGAGTTAATGGCGTTCATAATACGAATTTAATCAATTAAACCCATACTGAACTCATCATAAGGCGCGCCGGTATCCGTTCCTAAGGGCACAATGTTTTCCAGTTCCGAAAGATCGGCAGCGGTCAGCTCAATGCGCGTCGCCGCGAGGTTCTGCTCCACATACTTCCTGCGTTTGGTTCCCGGAATTGGCAGTATGCCCTTACTCATGATCCAGGCCAGGGCCAGCTGCGATGATGTAACACCCTTGGCTTCCGCCATCGCTTCAATGGCGCTTACCAGTTCGATATTCTTAACAAACATCTCGCCCTGGAAACGTGGGATCGCCCTTCTGAAATCGTTCTCCGGAAGGTCGTCGATGCTTTTGATCTGTCCTGATAAAAAGCCCCTGCCCAATGGTGAATAAGCAACAAAGCCGATGCCGAGTTCATGTAATTTAGCCAGCACCCCACGCTCCTCCACTGTTCTTTCAAATAGCGAATATTCACTTTGCACGGCAGTGATGGGATGTACAGCATGCGCCCGCTCAACAGTTTCAGAGGATACTTCCGACAGCCCGATATAACCTACTTTTCCTTCCCTGACAAGTTCGGCCATGGCTTCAACCGTTTCTTCGATCCGGGTATTCTTATCCAGCCGGTGCAGGTAATACAGATCGATATAATCTGTATTGAGATTTTTCAGAGAACGTTCTAAAGCTTTCCTGACATAATCCTTTTTACCGTTAATGGCCGAGGTGACTTTGTTGTTGTCGTCGATCTCCCAGCCAAATTTGGTTGCCAGAATATACTGGTCCCGCTTCCCGCTCATGGCCTTCGCAATGAGCTGTTCATTCTTAAACGGCCCATACAGATCCGCCGTATCCAGAAAATTACCGCCCAGCTCCAGCGAACGGTGAATCGTCGCAATAGCCTCCTGCTCATCTGCGGGACCATACATATGGCCCTCCTCAAAGCCTGTCATGCCCATACAGCCCAGGCCAATCATCGGCACAGCCAAGCCCTGGCTGCCCAATGCCATTTGTTTTATTTCCTTTTCCATAAAGCAAAGATCGCCAAGGCATGTAGCGTCCATGTATGCAAACCCCCGAAGCTTGTAAGCAAAGCCCTGAAAATTCATTTGTGTATTCAAAAAATACAGCTGATATTGCGCTACCAACCCTCTTGTATGAAAAAACAAATCACCTTTATTGTCACCTACGTACTATCAATTGCCGCCCTCTTGGCCCTGATCTATACAGTTAAGATCAACACCTTTCAATTCGCCTGGTTACTTAACTTCCTGCTTATGATCTGTATGACATTCGCGTCTCAGGCCAGGCAAAACAAACTGACTTCCACCTATTACGAGCAAAAAGCATGGGAACAGAAAGGCAGGATATACGAATACATTGGCATAAACTTCTATAGAAAACTACTCGTTTGGGTAGGCTGGGAAAAGCTGACCAGAAAAACGCTCCCGATCGAAAACAACACGGAAGCGCTTACGAGGCTCTATCGCCAGACAAAAATATCCGAACGCGACCATGCAGTCATATTCATGATCGTGCTTGGATTCAATGTGTACGTAGCGTTAATATTCGGTTTTTCTAAATCCCTTTCACTGCTGATACTAAATATCCTGCTAAATCTGTACCCGATATTCCTTCAGCGCTATAACCGCCCGAGAATAAAGCGGGCTTTGAGCTCAAGCCAAATCAGACAGCAAGGAAAAGCAGCTGTTCTGCAACTCTAAAGCTTAATGCATAGTGGTTTGATTTTTGAATGTAGCAGGGCATGAGAGAAATTTTCCTTGCGATCAGAAACTTCATTTCCTACCGCTTCAGTTTGCATGAAGACAATGCCGACGAACAGGATACGGTGGAAGCTCTGAGGCGGAATGTAGAGTTTAAAGGGGCCAACTTATGGACGCT
Coding sequences within it:
- a CDS encoding DUF5777 family beta-barrel protein; amino-acid sequence: MNIEFNQTNQKIMFVLVLLCLALSGMAQQDLEKELETIPQEREKVTATFKSGKLINLHTNETIHRNELDFKVDHRFGDIAGDNGGISQFFGLDNSTDIRIGFDYGVSDRLTAGLARAKGATAVQQLIELSLKFRLLQQTSDDRMPLSATAFVSNTIAAVKANKDDPTAATSYSSFTDRMNYVSQLILARKFSPGLSLILIPSYIHRNYTQFNDQNDLFALGAGGRLKLSKRMSLVVDYTVPFRNKEEKQYLETLNQTRFYNVLGAGLEMETGGHVFHFNFTNATAIQEMQFIPQTTSSWTKGQYRWGFSISRRFSFNKR
- a CDS encoding response regulator — its product is MIQLLIVDDHPIVRAGLIQLFAYEPDIVVSGKAENGAVALSLIRGGVPCQVVLTDLNMPEIDGIELTKTLTAEFPEISVILLTMHAKEGFAEKAMEAGAKAFVLKDTEAEELIGTVRTVAARAN
- a CDS encoding DUF3267 domain-containing protein; the protein is MKTADQDQARELTISAGQAQLKSIAYFLPFAFVFVLVFYLLWPNQLSLAHYKEILPPGVQGLVWLVGIMLAGIVVHELIHGLTWALFASSGFRTIRFGILWKSLTPYCHCTEPLRLRHYQIGAAAPGIILGIIPTLIAILTGSISWLAFGLFFTLAAGGDLLIILMLRNESKQSFIQDHPNKIGCLVYKKP
- a CDS encoding YceI family protein, with amino-acid sequence MKQISTLFVLLFSLVQVHAQQVLISRNAAISFFSSTVVEDIEAKSNTAGSAINTGSGEIVFRVSNTSFRFQKKLMQEHFNENYMESDKFPHSEFKGKITGAFDPQKEGNYPVTVSGNLNVHGVTKAYTVPANLTVNKDGIMARATFKVRIADHGIKIPSLVFKNIAEFVEVRVQALYLQKK
- a CDS encoding RNA polymerase sigma factor; amino-acid sequence: MQSIIRGCINRERSSQHLLYKEYYSYCMAICRRYAINDFEAADVLNEGFLKVFTHIEKYDSAKPFKAWIGRIMTNTAIDHYRANLRFSGHDDLLDHHDIGSYANVYADLAYKDLLLLVQRLPPAYRMVFNLFAIDGYTHEEISGMLNISVGTSKSNLFKARQKLQDMLSETGAGPKTDAPETTIKYGS
- a CDS encoding helix-turn-helix domain-containing protein; translation: MNAINSISEFHRLLSLPEPRHPLVSVINLEESIFLEDEIWKGFVNRFYCVALKREAKGKIRYGQQHYDYDKGVLSFTAPNQVQQLDLQNMECGSGYLLIFHPDFLLQHPLASNIHRYGFFDYAVNEALHLSAEEEGDLIAILEKIDRECRHIDKHTQEIILTQIESLLKYSNRFYERQFLTRKSHNHALLSKFEQLVDNYFDKDVQALLTVQHIASQMNLSPNYLSDLLRVHTGQNTQQHIHEKLIAKAKEKLSTTDLSVSEIAYALGFEHAQSFSTLFKRKTNLSPMEFRQGFL
- a CDS encoding sensor histidine kinase codes for the protein MCKITASRLDGIILALTEFSRGNFAVRLDVSDDGDPLNTVTAGLNRLGEELEKTNQLVTRLITSSDQVFYIVSIDQTDPFKNTFTYLSPHVEGVIGFSVDDVRNEPLLWLNSIHPEDLEGVKATTKEMFTSKSPRTRVYRMKHKRTGKYVWLEDYVVPILDETGRIQEFYASARDFTARKEAELERERLIAELNRRHDELMQFSHIVSHNLRSPVANILGLAQLLHEDVPSASLAETTGYILKAAQSMDHVLRDLNTVLSVRSSLEEKMQTFLLSEIISLVCINLKKEIDESAARIHVTVDPLADELTSIKSYVQSALFNLISNAMKYRSPERPPVIDINVYKEGTHTVISIQDNGLGIDLDLHQHRIFALYGRLHSDRDGKGLGLYMTKTQVESLKGTIAVESEVGRGTTFTIRL
- a CDS encoding aldo/keto reductase encodes the protein MNFQGFAYKLRGFAYMDATCLGDLCFMEKEIKQMALGSQGLAVPMIGLGCMGMTGFEEGHMYGPADEQEAIATIHRSLELGGNFLDTADLYGPFKNEQLIAKAMSGKRDQYILATKFGWEIDDNNKVTSAINGKKDYVRKALERSLKNLNTDYIDLYYLHRLDKNTRIEETVEAMAELVREGKVGYIGLSEVSSETVERAHAVHPITAVQSEYSLFERTVEERGVLAKLHELGIGFVAYSPLGRGFLSGQIKSIDDLPENDFRRAIPRFQGEMFVKNIELVSAIEAMAEAKGVTSSQLALAWIMSKGILPIPGTKRRKYVEQNLAATRIELTAADLSELENIVPLGTDTGAPYDEFSMGLID